The following are encoded in a window of Bacillus xiapuensis genomic DNA:
- a CDS encoding YsnF/AvaK domain-containing protein, with product MDKNKKLIGLFNNQSEVIPKIEDLKNKGYAEDDIYVVAKNEDQVSMVRGRTGIETESAAGASWWDRFIAFLSGEDEVRGGLKNMGLNDKEAERYYQDIEAGKLLLYVDKDYEQHYPSRLTDEATDPNLGANALGVNIAKADGHVDGVRADRVPELDADPNLTEEQRLKLREERLQVDKEKVKTGEVQVEKDVVEEDRTVDVNVEHEEVYVERRPVYEESNDADAAPIVDDEDRIRIPITEERVEVTKKPVVTEEIVVGKRKVEDTEEIHDTVKREEAHVERTDGLPMEEDEITDPAKKDRL from the coding sequence ATGGATAAAAATAAAAAGCTTATTGGCCTATTTAACAATCAGTCAGAGGTCATTCCAAAAATTGAAGATTTAAAAAACAAAGGATATGCTGAAGATGATATTTATGTAGTAGCAAAAAATGAAGATCAGGTATCAATGGTCAGAGGACGGACAGGCATTGAGACAGAATCAGCTGCCGGAGCTTCATGGTGGGATCGCTTTATCGCCTTTTTATCAGGCGAGGATGAAGTCCGCGGCGGCTTGAAAAATATGGGGTTAAACGATAAAGAAGCAGAGCGCTACTATCAAGATATTGAAGCGGGAAAACTCTTATTATATGTGGATAAAGACTATGAACAGCATTACCCTAGCCGCCTAACAGATGAAGCAACCGACCCTAACCTCGGAGCCAACGCGCTCGGCGTCAACATAGCCAAAGCAGACGGCCATGTAGATGGTGTAAGAGCTGACCGAGTACCCGAACTGGATGCAGACCCTAATCTGACAGAAGAACAGCGCTTAAAACTCCGGGAAGAAAGATTACAAGTCGATAAAGAAAAAGTAAAGACCGGCGAGGTTCAAGTAGAAAAAGACGTCGTAGAAGAGGATCGAACCGTCGATGTGAATGTGGAGCATGAGGAAGTGTATGTGGAACGCCGTCCAGTCTATGAAGAATCCAATGATGCAGATGCCGCTCCGATTGTGGATGACGAGGACCGTATTCGAATTCCTATCACCGAAGAACGGGTAGAAGTAACCAAAAAACCAGTTGTCACAGAAGAAATCGTCGTTGGAAAACGTAAGGTGGAAGATACAGAAGAAATTCACGATACCGTAAAACGGGAAGAAGCTCATGTCGAAAGAACAGATGGTCTGCCTATGGAAGAGGACGAGATCACAGATCCAGCAAAGAAAGACCGGTTATAA
- the bioD gene encoding dethiobiotin synthase — protein sequence MSGFFITGTDTDAGKTIATLLLTHALLEKGVKVRPYKPVQSGAEERDGKLVAPDAELYKLLPALHNEELSSYLYKKASSPHLAAEKEGREIPVDRILEEINERANGEQWLLVEGAGGLYVPLNRRGYCMIDLMEALKFPVVVAARASLGTINHAMLTAESLKNRGLRIAGFILSSTVPEDEEIEKDSRSMIEQLSGLPVIGKIPYVENISARLTDEVFRSAIVRGWKIGRLQEVMNSEHTAAL from the coding sequence ATGTCTGGTTTTTTTATCACTGGAACAGATACGGATGCAGGAAAAACAATCGCGACGCTTTTACTGACCCATGCTTTATTAGAGAAGGGAGTGAAGGTAAGACCATATAAGCCCGTGCAAAGCGGGGCGGAAGAGAGGGACGGAAAGCTGGTGGCTCCGGATGCTGAGCTTTATAAGCTTTTGCCGGCGTTACATAACGAAGAACTGTCTTCATACTTATACAAAAAGGCCAGCTCTCCGCATCTGGCAGCTGAAAAGGAAGGGAGAGAAATTCCAGTTGATCGGATTTTGGAAGAAATAAACGAGCGGGCGAACGGCGAGCAATGGCTGCTTGTAGAAGGAGCCGGCGGACTGTATGTGCCGCTTAACCGCCGAGGATATTGCATGATTGATTTAATGGAAGCGCTGAAGTTTCCAGTCGTCGTGGCAGCAAGAGCCAGCCTTGGAACGATTAATCATGCCATGCTGACTGCAGAATCCTTAAAGAACAGAGGCCTGCGAATCGCCGGATTTATTTTATCAAGCACGGTGCCTGAGGATGAGGAGATTGAGAAAGACAGCCGGAGCATGATTGAACAGCTTTCGGGATTGCCGGTAATCGGCAAGATTCCTTATGTTGAAAACATTTCCGCTCGTCTCACGGATGAGGTATTTCGTTCCGCTATAGTAAGGGGTTGGAAAATAGGAAGGCTTCAGGAGGTTATGAACAGTGAACACACAGCGGCTTTATGA
- a CDS encoding general stress protein gives MTRKRIIGLFQTEIDVIRKIEEWQVHSSQADQQLYAITKDADFYVNLQNLSGAKVTSAKPSIIEKAKSLLTKNQPTKDYLVDFGLSEKEADAYQQEIENGLILLVADELPQKKERI, from the coding sequence ATGACAAGAAAAAGAATCATCGGTTTGTTTCAAACAGAAATTGATGTCATTCGTAAAATTGAAGAATGGCAAGTCCATAGCAGTCAAGCAGATCAGCAGCTGTACGCCATTACGAAAGATGCTGACTTTTATGTAAATCTGCAAAATCTATCTGGAGCCAAGGTGACTTCCGCCAAACCGAGCATCATTGAAAAAGCCAAATCACTGCTCACGAAAAACCAGCCGACAAAAGATTATTTAGTAGATTTTGGATTAAGCGAGAAGGAAGCGGATGCGTATCAGCAAGAGATTGAAAACGGACTGATCTTGCTCGTTGCCGATGAATTGCCGCAAAAGAAAGAGCGCATATAG
- a CDS encoding sensor histidine kinase produces the protein MKWKLTAQFLLAMIITIILSLFVFMLLNTALFLMDGHKDKLKSTPESYTIAFGKNIGYQKGRFLIPSDKLAELKREQKWIQILDENGREVYSYNQPKEIPNHYTPGELVFFYKYGGAAAGDSTIFVAKLDKGNRKFSYIIGYPYEEVSKGPMIYHGTKWWTDAVKLFLLAVCTIILIASLIGYLISRRLTKPILSVTESIREFAKGNFTHTVQEKGLYKNVFHNLNELSLTLLANEKERKKTERLREEWVANITHDIKTPLASVKGYSEILVDPQYQLQEKEQKEYLEIISQKAEYISRLVDDLNMTYKLRHSADIVHKKEGNIVAILQETVIDILNHPRYENVPIEFSADAEQYLFPLDEMLWKRAFTNLLFNAIVHNPEGTIIHVRFKGKQRKRPIIEISDNGRGIDETELENLFTRYYCGTNTGEAHKGSGLGLAIAKQVAESHGAEMKAESSIGQGTTITIILAQPVNK, from the coding sequence ATGAAGTGGAAGTTGACTGCTCAATTTTTGTTGGCAATGATTATTACCATTATTCTCTCTTTGTTCGTTTTTATGCTGCTGAATACTGCACTCTTCTTAATGGATGGGCATAAGGATAAGTTGAAGAGTACTCCGGAGTCTTACACCATTGCTTTTGGTAAAAACATTGGCTATCAAAAGGGGCGATTTCTGATTCCTTCTGACAAGCTGGCTGAATTAAAGAGAGAGCAGAAATGGATTCAAATTCTCGATGAAAATGGCAGAGAGGTGTACAGCTACAATCAGCCCAAGGAGATTCCAAACCATTATACGCCAGGTGAACTGGTCTTTTTCTATAAATATGGGGGGGCTGCTGCAGGCGACTCCACGATCTTTGTAGCCAAGCTTGATAAAGGAAACCGCAAGTTCAGTTACATCATCGGCTATCCTTATGAGGAGGTAAGCAAAGGGCCAATGATCTATCATGGAACAAAGTGGTGGACTGATGCAGTCAAGCTCTTTCTGCTGGCTGTTTGTACGATTATCCTGATTGCCTCCCTGATTGGCTATTTGATTAGCCGGCGATTAACGAAACCGATTCTGTCTGTAACGGAAAGCATTCGCGAATTCGCGAAGGGAAATTTCACCCATACTGTGCAGGAAAAAGGGCTGTATAAAAATGTTTTTCATAATTTGAATGAGCTGTCACTTACGCTCCTTGCCAATGAAAAGGAGCGGAAGAAAACGGAACGGCTTCGGGAGGAATGGGTGGCGAACATTACGCATGATATTAAGACGCCGCTTGCTTCTGTGAAAGGTTATTCAGAAATTCTCGTTGATCCTCAATATCAATTACAGGAGAAAGAGCAAAAAGAATATCTCGAAATTATTTCCCAAAAGGCGGAGTACATCAGCCGGCTGGTAGATGATTTAAATATGACCTATAAGCTTCGGCACTCCGCTGATATCGTTCATAAAAAAGAAGGAAATATCGTCGCTATTCTACAGGAAACGGTGATTGATATCTTAAACCATCCGCGATACGAAAATGTCCCCATTGAATTTTCTGCGGATGCCGAACAATACTTGTTTCCCTTAGATGAGATGCTTTGGAAGCGGGCGTTTACGAATCTGCTTTTTAATGCGATCGTTCATAACCCCGAAGGAACGATTATTCACGTGCGTTTTAAAGGAAAGCAGAGAAAAAGACCCATTATTGAAATTTCCGATAATGGGCGGGGGATTGACGAAACAGAATTGGAGAACTTATTTACCCGTTATTATTGCGGAACCAATACGGGGGAGGCTCATAAAGGTTCCGGGCTTGGTTTGGCCATCGCCAAACAAGTAGCGGAAAGTCACGGAGCAGAAATGAAAGCTGAAAGCTCGATCGGACAAGGAACAACGATTACCATTATATTAGCTCAGCCTGTGAACAAGTAA
- a CDS encoding biotin transporter BioY → MKANEMVLCALFAALMAVGANASPFLTIGGVPITLQLFFAVLAGGLLGSRLGAWSMAAYLFIGLAGAPVFAQFKGGPASLLSPTFGFVISFIFVAFAAGLCLEKGGQKIMYVYAGLLSLLINYMLGTNWMYAAFTWWAEAPEGFSYLVAWSWMAAYLPLDIAVIILSLVILPKLRAVLKYRKMPPASYRKSSM, encoded by the coding sequence ATGAAAGCGAATGAAATGGTACTCTGTGCTTTATTCGCTGCTTTAATGGCCGTTGGAGCCAATGCGTCACCATTTTTAACAATTGGCGGAGTGCCGATTACGCTGCAGTTATTTTTTGCAGTTTTAGCAGGCGGCCTTCTCGGCAGCCGCTTAGGCGCTTGGTCTATGGCTGCTTATTTATTTATCGGATTGGCTGGCGCTCCCGTATTCGCTCAATTTAAAGGCGGGCCTGCCAGCTTGCTCAGCCCGACATTCGGTTTTGTTATTTCTTTCATTTTTGTCGCGTTTGCTGCGGGCCTGTGCTTGGAGAAAGGCGGACAGAAAATAATGTATGTGTACGCCGGACTGCTTAGTCTATTGATTAACTACATGCTTGGCACCAACTGGATGTATGCGGCTTTTACGTGGTGGGCTGAAGCACCTGAAGGCTTCAGTTATCTCGTGGCCTGGTCATGGATGGCCGCCTATTTGCCGCTCGACATTGCCGTTATTATCCTGTCCCTGGTCATTCTTCCAAAGCTGCGCGCTGTACTCAAGTACCGCAAGATGCCTCCCGCTTCTTATCGAAAAAGCAGCATGTAG
- the rraA gene encoding ribonuclease E activity regulator RraA — translation MEEVRTADLCDEFGGQVKVCKLELKSYGGKKRFSGPVSTVKVFEDNVLVKSALQTIPRGHVLVVDGGGSRNCALLGDRLGEIAEKRQIAGMIIYGCVRDTAELAKQNIGVMALGSNPLKSIKKGEGETNILVQFGDVDWKPGHYVYADEDGIIVAEKKLTLSK, via the coding sequence ATGGAAGAAGTAAGAACGGCTGATTTATGTGATGAATTTGGCGGTCAAGTAAAAGTATGCAAGCTTGAACTCAAATCCTACGGAGGGAAAAAAAGATTCTCGGGGCCTGTTTCAACGGTGAAAGTGTTTGAGGATAATGTTCTTGTGAAATCTGCTTTGCAGACGATTCCGCGGGGACATGTACTTGTTGTGGATGGAGGAGGCTCGAGGAATTGCGCCCTTCTTGGCGACCGTTTAGGAGAAATAGCCGAAAAACGTCAAATTGCGGGCATGATCATTTACGGCTGCGTTCGCGATACCGCGGAGCTTGCTAAGCAGAATATTGGCGTCATGGCGCTCGGCAGCAATCCCTTAAAAAGCATCAAAAAAGGAGAGGGAGAAACAAACATCCTCGTTCAATTTGGCGATGTGGACTGGAAGCCGGGTCACTACGTATATGCGGATGAAGATGGCATCATCGTGGCGGAGAAGAAGTTAACCCTTTCAAAATAA
- the aspA gene encoding aspartate ammonia-lyase, translating into MSAQPMFRMEKDFLGEKEVPIQAYYGVQTLRAVENFPITGYRIDESLIKALAIVKKSAAQANRDIGQLNEKIAGAIIQAAEEVMSGHYNDQFIVDPIQGGAGTSINMNGNEVIANRALEILGEEKGNYQVVSPNSHVNMAQSTNDAFPTAIHIAVIEKVNVLLEVMKKLEAAFHDKALEFNHILKMGRTHLQDAVPIRLGQEFEAYARVLGRDIDRIAMSLQHLYEVNMGATAVGTGLNAEPLYIEKVVEYLAENSGFPIKPAEHLVDATQNTDAYLEVSASLKVCMMNMSKVANDLRMMASGPRAGLAEIKLPARQPGSSIMPGKVNPVMAEVLNQVAFQVIGNDHTICLASEAGQFELNVMEPVLVFNLLQSTKIMTNVFTVFRQYCLEGIQANAEQMEHYVNNSVGIITAINPHVGYEVAASVAKEAIETGKPVRDICLEREVLTDEELDLILHPYEMTDPGISGREVMRRKKANKEQ; encoded by the coding sequence GTGTCAGCACAACCAATGTTTCGAATGGAAAAGGATTTCTTAGGGGAAAAAGAAGTGCCTATACAGGCCTACTACGGGGTACAGACATTGAGAGCGGTGGAAAATTTTCCAATCACCGGCTATCGGATTGATGAGAGCTTAATTAAAGCATTAGCGATTGTCAAAAAATCAGCCGCACAAGCCAACCGTGACATCGGACAATTGAATGAAAAAATAGCCGGTGCGATCATTCAAGCGGCTGAAGAAGTGATGAGCGGCCATTATAATGATCAGTTTATTGTCGATCCGATTCAAGGAGGAGCGGGAACCTCGATCAATATGAACGGCAATGAAGTGATTGCCAACCGTGCTTTAGAAATTCTTGGGGAGGAAAAAGGAAACTATCAAGTCGTTTCTCCTAACTCTCATGTCAATATGGCCCAATCCACTAACGACGCTTTCCCAACAGCTATTCATATCGCTGTGATTGAAAAAGTGAATGTCCTTCTTGAAGTTATGAAAAAGCTTGAAGCGGCTTTTCATGATAAAGCGCTGGAATTTAACCATATTTTAAAGATGGGGCGCACCCATTTACAAGATGCCGTTCCGATTCGTTTAGGGCAGGAGTTTGAAGCTTACGCCCGCGTGCTTGGACGCGATATTGATCGGATCGCGATGTCTCTTCAGCATTTATATGAGGTGAACATGGGAGCGACTGCGGTTGGCACCGGCCTGAACGCAGAGCCTCTCTATATTGAAAAGGTAGTCGAATATTTGGCGGAAAACAGCGGATTTCCTATTAAGCCGGCTGAACATCTAGTGGATGCCACTCAAAATACAGATGCTTACTTAGAAGTGTCCGCTTCTTTAAAAGTATGCATGATGAATATGTCCAAGGTAGCCAATGATTTGCGGATGATGGCTTCAGGTCCGCGTGCGGGACTTGCGGAAATTAAGCTGCCTGCCCGTCAGCCAGGATCGTCCATTATGCCGGGAAAAGTGAATCCTGTCATGGCTGAAGTATTGAACCAAGTGGCTTTCCAGGTAATTGGCAATGATCATACCATTTGTCTGGCATCAGAAGCGGGCCAGTTTGAATTAAATGTGATGGAGCCTGTGCTTGTTTTCAACCTGCTTCAGTCCACCAAGATCATGACCAATGTGTTTACCGTCTTCCGCCAATATTGTCTGGAAGGAATTCAAGCAAACGCAGAGCAGATGGAGCATTACGTGAACAACAGCGTGGGGATTATTACAGCCATCAATCCCCATGTAGGGTATGAAGTCGCCGCTTCTGTAGCAAAAGAAGCCATTGAAACAGGAAAACCTGTCCGGGACATTTGCCTAGAGCGTGAAGTGTTGACGGATGAAGAGCTGGATTTAATTCTGCATCCGTACGAAATGACAGACCCAGGTATCTCGGGCCGTGAAGTGATGCGCAGAAAAAAGGCAAATAAGGAGCAATAA
- a CDS encoding response regulator transcription factor, which yields MAMHGLVNKTILLIDDEVEILKLLEMVLRKEGFLHIRTAATGKEGLDLCRSCQPDVIVLDIMLPDMEGYEVCRQIREFSLVPIIFLSAKSDDIDKLLGLGIGGDDYVTKPFSPKEVAFRVKAQLRRSAYYPQQAAAKQDVLVIGDIEINQQTGEVKKGGKNVLLTAKEWKLLLFLAAHPNQIMSKAKICDAVWGEEYVGHDNTIMVHIRHLREKLESEPGKPQWILTVKGLGYKLNTRGH from the coding sequence ATGGCCATGCATGGATTAGTAAATAAGACGATATTGCTGATTGACGATGAAGTGGAAATATTGAAATTATTGGAGATGGTTTTGCGCAAAGAGGGGTTTCTGCACATTCGGACAGCCGCCACGGGTAAAGAAGGGCTGGATTTGTGCAGAAGCTGCCAGCCGGATGTGATTGTGCTGGATATTATGCTCCCTGATATGGAAGGCTATGAGGTTTGCAGACAAATCAGGGAGTTTTCCCTCGTTCCGATTATTTTCTTGTCTGCGAAATCAGATGATATTGATAAGCTTCTGGGACTCGGAATTGGAGGCGATGATTATGTGACGAAGCCGTTCAGCCCTAAAGAGGTGGCCTTTCGAGTGAAAGCACAGCTAAGAAGAAGCGCTTATTATCCGCAGCAAGCAGCCGCCAAGCAAGATGTTCTTGTGATAGGGGATATCGAAATTAATCAGCAGACCGGAGAAGTGAAGAAGGGCGGGAAAAATGTCTTGCTGACTGCAAAAGAGTGGAAGCTGCTGCTGTTTTTAGCTGCGCATCCTAATCAAATAATGAGTAAAGCGAAAATCTGTGATGCGGTGTGGGGAGAAGAATACGTCGGGCATGATAATACGATTATGGTACATATTCGCCATCTGCGTGAAAAGCTGGAGAGTGAACCGGGAAAGCCGCAATGGATCCTTACGGTCAAGGGGCTCGGCTATAAACTAAACACTAGGGGTCATTAA
- the bioA gene encoding adenosylmethionine--8-amino-7-oxononanoate transaminase translates to MKDYEEEPLIIESGEGVVLKDIHGKEYLDGYSSLWLNVHGHRRKEIDEAIQMQLQKIAHSTLLGAANVPAVELAEKLVEITPPNLTRVFYSDSGAESVEIAIKMAYQYWQNIGESGKTKFVTMSNGYHGDTVGAISVGAIDIYHRVYSSLMFQSYAVMFPSAYHHPSGDEEQVKQESLAAIRQLFEDKHHEIAGMTVESMMQGAGGMNTMPKGYLKELEKLCREFDILFIVDEVATGFGRTGKMFAVEHEGVQPDIMTIAKGITGGYLPVAATMTTEPIYRAFYADYAEMKTFFHGHSYTGNQLGCAAALANLEIFEKEKLVDQAAQKAEYVKSILAEIAELPFVGDIRQLGLMCGIELVQDKETKQPFPAEDRVAYKATLRMRELGMLTRPLGDVIVFMPPLVTSYEQLTQMGKIMKQAISEIQLVVK, encoded by the coding sequence ATGAAGGATTATGAAGAAGAGCCGCTCATCATTGAGAGCGGAGAAGGCGTTGTGCTGAAGGATATTCACGGCAAGGAGTATTTGGATGGCTATTCTTCGCTTTGGCTGAATGTTCACGGTCACCGCCGCAAAGAAATCGATGAGGCCATTCAAATGCAGCTGCAGAAAATTGCCCATTCTACGCTGCTGGGAGCGGCGAACGTACCAGCTGTTGAGCTGGCGGAGAAGCTGGTTGAGATCACGCCGCCGAATCTGACTCGTGTATTTTATTCGGACAGCGGAGCGGAGTCTGTAGAAATTGCGATCAAGATGGCCTATCAATATTGGCAAAATATTGGGGAGTCCGGCAAGACGAAATTTGTCACAATGTCCAACGGCTACCATGGAGACACAGTGGGAGCGATCAGCGTGGGAGCCATTGATATTTATCATCGCGTGTACAGCTCGCTAATGTTTCAATCATATGCCGTAATGTTTCCATCAGCCTATCATCATCCTTCTGGAGACGAGGAGCAAGTGAAGCAAGAATCTCTTGCCGCCATACGTCAGCTGTTTGAAGACAAGCATCATGAAATTGCTGGTATGACCGTTGAATCCATGATGCAGGGAGCTGGCGGTATGAATACGATGCCGAAAGGGTACTTGAAAGAATTAGAAAAGCTTTGCCGGGAATTTGATATTTTATTTATAGTAGATGAGGTGGCGACAGGATTTGGACGCACCGGAAAGATGTTTGCCGTTGAACATGAAGGTGTTCAGCCGGATATTATGACGATTGCCAAAGGGATTACCGGCGGCTATTTGCCGGTTGCCGCTACGATGACAACGGAACCAATCTACCGTGCGTTCTATGCGGATTATGCGGAAATGAAGACGTTCTTCCATGGCCACTCTTATACAGGCAATCAGCTAGGCTGCGCAGCCGCTCTGGCCAATTTAGAAATCTTTGAAAAAGAGAAGCTTGTTGATCAGGCAGCTCAAAAAGCGGAATACGTAAAGAGCATTCTAGCTGAAATTGCTGAACTGCCGTTTGTCGGTGACATTCGTCAGCTCGGATTGATGTGCGGCATTGAATTAGTGCAGGACAAAGAAACGAAACAGCCTTTTCCAGCGGAGGATCGTGTCGCCTACAAGGCCACCTTGCGCATGCGGGAACTGGGAATGCTGACGCGGCCTCTTGGCGATGTGATTGTCTTTATGCCACCGCTGGTTACAAGCTATGAACAGCTGACACAAATGGGGAAAATAATGAAGCAGGCCATTTCAGAAATCCAATTAGTGGTGAAATAG
- a CDS encoding ABC transporter substrate-binding protein produces MKKVSASVLSAILAAGLLAGCGGEEAAPKKEDKASPKTEEQAASFPVTIKDATGKEVVIEEDPKRIVSLIPSNTEIAYELGAGDEIVGVTDHDNYPKEVTKKEKVGGQEFNVEKIIGLKPDLVLAHASGAHNSKEGLKQLENAKIDVLVVNDAQNFDEVYESIDMIGQATGQTKEAKETVQDMKEDLAEVKEKADTIKEGEKKSVFIEVSPAPNIYTPGKNTFMHEMLELIQAKNASANQEGWGQMTEEAIIKSNPDVIITTHGYYTKKPVEQVLSRKGWENISAVKNKEIHDIQSDLINRTGPRLVEGVEELAEAVYPEVFKK; encoded by the coding sequence ATGAAAAAAGTATCTGCTTCAGTATTATCAGCAATTTTGGCAGCTGGCCTGCTTGCCGGCTGCGGAGGGGAAGAGGCTGCTCCGAAGAAAGAAGACAAAGCCAGCCCGAAAACGGAAGAACAAGCTGCTTCTTTTCCGGTAACAATTAAAGATGCGACAGGAAAAGAAGTAGTGATTGAAGAAGACCCTAAGCGAATCGTTTCATTGATTCCCAGCAACACTGAAATTGCGTATGAGCTGGGGGCGGGAGATGAAATCGTCGGCGTAACGGATCATGATAATTATCCGAAAGAAGTAACGAAAAAAGAAAAAGTCGGCGGACAAGAGTTTAATGTTGAGAAAATTATTGGGCTGAAGCCGGATCTCGTTTTGGCTCATGCTTCAGGGGCGCACAACTCGAAGGAAGGCTTAAAGCAGCTTGAAAATGCGAAGATCGACGTCCTCGTAGTCAACGACGCCCAAAACTTTGATGAGGTTTACGAATCCATTGACATGATCGGCCAAGCAACCGGCCAAACGAAAGAAGCGAAAGAGACTGTGCAAGACATGAAAGAAGATTTGGCGGAAGTAAAAGAGAAAGCGGACACTATTAAGGAAGGCGAGAAGAAGAGCGTATTTATAGAAGTATCGCCAGCTCCGAATATCTATACGCCAGGAAAAAACACATTTATGCATGAGATGCTTGAGCTGATCCAGGCGAAAAACGCGTCTGCCAATCAAGAGGGCTGGGGACAAATGACGGAAGAAGCGATTATTAAAAGCAACCCGGATGTCATTATTACAACCCACGGTTACTATACTAAAAAGCCGGTTGAGCAAGTATTAAGCCGCAAAGGCTGGGAGAACATTTCCGCAGTTAAGAACAAGGAAATTCATGATATTCAATCTGATCTGATCAACCGCACAGGTCCGCGTTTAGTAGAAGGAGTAGAGGAACTTGCAGAGGCCGTCTATCCTGAAGTTTTTAAAAAATAA
- a CDS encoding anaerobic C4-dicarboxylate transporter family protein produces the protein MFWIQFAILLICIFIGARLGGVGLGVMGGVGLAVFVFIFQLPPTEPPIDVMLMIVAVITAASSLQAAGGMDYLVGLAEKALRKNPKRITYVAPIVTYLFTFCAGTGHVAYSVLPVIAEVARESKVRPERPLSIAVIASQQAITASPISAATVALVALLADFQVSLMDILIVSIPSTFAACMLGAFVSSKMGPELEEDPIYLERLKQGLAPMKQEQKSGHITKESKLAVFLFLLGVISVVLLGSMEFLRPAWMVNGELVRLSMPHTIEIVMLTVSALILILCKPDIEAITSGTVFKAGITAVVAIFGIAWMGDTFFKGNMEFIQGSIQELVTSAPWLFAFALFVLSILLYSQAATIRALVPLGISLGISPYLLIAMFPAVNGYFFIPNYGTVVAAINFDRTGTTRIGKYILNHSFMLPGLVSTIGAVAIGLLLASILF, from the coding sequence ATGTTTTGGATTCAGTTTGCCATTTTGCTTATTTGTATTTTTATTGGAGCTCGTCTCGGCGGAGTAGGGCTGGGCGTAATGGGCGGGGTCGGACTTGCTGTTTTTGTGTTTATCTTTCAATTGCCGCCCACGGAGCCGCCCATTGATGTGATGTTAATGATTGTGGCGGTTATTACGGCAGCCAGTTCATTGCAAGCGGCTGGCGGCATGGATTATCTTGTTGGCCTGGCCGAAAAAGCACTAAGGAAAAATCCTAAAAGAATAACGTACGTAGCGCCGATCGTCACTTATTTATTTACGTTTTGTGCGGGGACGGGCCATGTGGCTTATTCTGTGCTACCGGTGATTGCAGAGGTGGCCCGGGAATCAAAAGTAAGGCCTGAACGGCCGCTGTCAATTGCGGTTATCGCCTCGCAGCAAGCGATCACAGCCAGTCCTATTTCTGCAGCGACAGTAGCGCTAGTTGCTTTATTAGCTGATTTTCAAGTCAGCTTGATGGATATTTTGATTGTCAGCATTCCTTCTACATTTGCGGCTTGTATGCTGGGAGCTTTCGTTTCCAGCAAAATGGGACCGGAGCTTGAGGAAGATCCGATTTACTTGGAAAGATTAAAACAAGGGCTGGCACCGATGAAACAGGAACAGAAGTCAGGGCATATTACGAAAGAGTCCAAACTCGCTGTTTTCCTATTTTTGTTAGGCGTGATATCGGTAGTGTTGCTGGGCTCCATGGAATTCCTGCGTCCGGCGTGGATGGTGAATGGAGAGCTTGTCCGGCTGTCAATGCCGCATACGATTGAAATTGTGATGCTTACCGTTTCAGCGCTTATTTTGATTCTTTGTAAACCGGATATAGAAGCGATTACTTCAGGAACGGTATTTAAGGCGGGAATAACGGCTGTCGTGGCGATTTTTGGTATTGCCTGGATGGGGGATACATTCTTTAAAGGAAATATGGAATTTATTCAGGGATCTATTCAAGAGCTTGTTACGTCAGCTCCGTGGCTGTTTGCCTTTGCTTTGTTTGTTCTTTCCATTCTGCTGTACAGTCAGGCGGCTACGATCCGAGCCTTAGTGCCGCTGGGAATTTCTTTAGGCATTTCACCTTATTTACTAATTGCTATGTTCCCAGCCGTGAATGGCTATTTCTTTATTCCGAATTATGGTACAGTAGTGGCGGCGATTAACTTCGACCGGACCGGAACGACAAGGATCGGTAAATATATATTAAACCACAGCTTTATGCTTCCAGGCTTAGTGTCAACTATCGGTGCAGTAGCCATCGGGCTGCTTTTAGCGAGTATTCTTTTTTAA